The following are from one region of the Archangium lipolyticum genome:
- a CDS encoding class I SAM-dependent methyltransferase yields the protein MKLYEELADWWPLVSPPSDYAEEAAEYIRLLRAAASGPLKEVLELGSGGGNNASHLKKELSLTLVDPSERMLEVSRALNPECVHHSGDMRTVRLGRVFDAVFVHDAVDYMITEADLRAALETVATHLRPGGVALVAPDATLETFEPGTTLEGGDEPAAPDGRFRSLRYMEWTLPLEPGVTFVDVHYALLLRERDGSVRVEHDAHRGGVFPRATWLRLFDEVGLDARLEPRMIEDTEYDTFVAVRRR from the coding sequence ATGAAACTCTACGAAGAGCTGGCCGATTGGTGGCCGCTGGTCTCGCCTCCGTCCGACTACGCGGAGGAAGCCGCCGAGTACATCCGGCTCCTGCGGGCCGCTGCGTCCGGGCCGCTGAAGGAGGTGCTCGAGCTGGGCAGTGGTGGTGGCAACAACGCCAGCCATCTCAAGAAGGAGCTCTCGCTCACCCTGGTCGATCCGTCCGAGCGGATGCTCGAGGTGAGCCGCGCGCTCAACCCCGAATGCGTGCATCATTCCGGCGACATGCGGACCGTGCGCCTGGGCCGCGTTTTCGACGCCGTGTTCGTGCACGACGCGGTCGACTACATGATCACGGAGGCCGATCTGCGTGCGGCGCTGGAGACGGTCGCCACGCATCTGCGGCCCGGAGGGGTCGCGCTGGTCGCACCGGATGCCACGCTGGAGACCTTCGAGCCCGGCACGACCCTGGAGGGAGGAGACGAACCAGCGGCTCCGGACGGGCGCTTCCGCTCGTTGCGCTACATGGAGTGGACGCTGCCGCTGGAGCCAGGCGTGACCTTCGTGGACGTCCACTACGCGCTGCTGCTGCGTGAGCGGGATGGAAGTGTCCGCGTCGAGCACGACGCGCACCGCGGCGGCGTGTTTCCGCGGGCGACCTGGCTGCGGCTCTTCGACGAGGTGGGGCTCGACGCGCGGCTCGAGCCCCGGATGATCGAAGACACCGAGTACGACACCTTCGTCGCGGTCAGGCGCCGCTAG
- a CDS encoding Ig-like domain-containing protein has translation MQRLVTLLAAALVLASCEPTSKDRTNEAETSSKTETARATRAFVAGSRLLKTDKAVPGRYIVVLEEKTGVQAQVVGQVATQLSALHGASVQHVYSRALQGFAVTMTESAALKLSNDPRVRYVEEDSRVTPMGTQSNAPWGLDRIDQRERPLDGTYQYDETGSGVHVYVLDSGIRFSHSEFGGRAVPGFTAFNDGNGSNDCHGHGTHVAGIIGGATYGVAKGVTLHSVRVMDCENAGYVSDLIAGIDWVTANHVKPAVANISLATSTTTSLDDAVIRSINAGVTYAVSAGKTGSLNSCLMSPGRVPAALAVGASNSSDSVASISNSGDCVDLYAPGTDIPSAWITNDTSTNTLDGTSMAAAHVAGVAALYLEAHPQATPAEVSTELATRAMPDVMYPGSSNSSSYRLLYARGNGPDQTAPQVLLTAPAAGATVNGTVALSATATDESGIARVEFFLGDKRIGSDDTAPYELAWNSLTTLNGPVVLSARAHDIHYNQGVGAPVEVTLANAGEALFEPATGAPVCTAVGSRCDSGRLLEGRGSTGPELHHPNTLGGLCADGQGGTYLESPSLERLLVFPSDGTTFQQGKEVTIQATIHVKKSPYYATYEHLELFAAADASNPVWTHVATLWPGNGRQILSARYLLPLGGMQVIRGVLTEDMSSSTKPCVRSGWSTDHDDLVFAVGQEPDAEPPTVAITSPVEGSTVNGSVTVRMEASDDFAVQRVELYAGSTLLTTDTQAPYAWTWATRTSSNGPHPLTARAYDVAGNVSVSTVNVLVDNDFTPPSTPVITAPAAGSTVSGIVPIEVAASDDRQVTRVEFFVDGALVGTDTTAPFALAWDSVSVSNSGHTLSVRSYDGAGQSAVGAPITIEASNAGNARYDPVLTAPLCDTVMPFCDTRGLIKGRGYYYGPELNAPNTLDECIDGARTESQAESVSRIRVSREDGTALAAGKRVRIDVDVVVDNSLSLAYDRLDLYAATDATHPSWTYITTLWPRVTGPQTLSTEYVLPAGNLQAVRAAFNLVNGPGACAESPTEASFNDRDDLAFVVAQETDPVPPGQVSLTAPSNGATLTGTVTLSATASDNFGVVAVDFHAGQTLIGTDGTEPYGVQWDTRSVANGGHTLTARARDLAGNVTASQPVTVTTDNDLTAPVVAISEPAPGIKVTGSVRVSANATDNLGVARVEFFVDGALIGSDTTAPFAVSWSSGSMASGNHVLTARAYDAAGNMGTSAPVQVTSVPELTPPSVSITAPTSGAVIVGPVTISANATDASGVARVEFFVDGLLLASDTTAPFSVDWDTSAWANGSHTLTARAHDRLDNLATSAGVTVTTNQSGAAVYDPVLRVPKCATPNNVCDTTTLVSGRSSLESNGPNTINGTCADGAGNSGTGHQIQRIKVTVVDGALFARGRRVRIEVQAGILDTSRDALDLYSASDANNPSWTYLTTLRPGTTGTQVLSTEYVLPAGFLQAVRAQLRSGGSSNSACSFDPLDDHDDVAFAVDVNPEVMLTAPANNARVRGMVSLATTVTSDQAVERVELYDNGTLIGTDTSAPYDMSWDSTTVADGAHTLTAKAYDIGGHAGTSPAVVVNVDNTPPDVALTSPTQGMFLPMYAVLEASASDNQAVSRVEFYVDGKLIRSDSSAPYSVEWFTMVEGEGPHTVSVKAYDIAGNVRTSAGVGVIVDYAGPGPYISSPMQNALVGGAAVRISATASDSISGVDRVEFYADGTLIGTDTSAPYEVSWNSTAVADGAHTLTAKGYDRAGNVGTSNTVAVTTDNVLPDAALTSPTQGMFLRGSVVLTATASDNHAVSKVEFYRGTTLINSDTTSPYSVGWNSTTVADGAQTLTVKAYDKAGNIRTSAGVGVTIDNTAPATALGAPAQNASVRGTVPVSATASDNLGVERVEFYAGSTLLGTATTAPYAVSWDTTAVANGGVVTLTTRAYDAAGNVTVSAGRTVTVDNAAPTVAITSPANGATISSLSLSTTLQASASDNVGVTQVVFYDGGTVIGTDTTAPYSVSWNVLLASKGTHTLTARAHDAAGNVTTSAPISVKVN, from the coding sequence ATGCAGCGCCTGGTGACACTGCTCGCGGCGGCACTCGTGCTCGCGTCCTGTGAGCCCACATCCAAAGACCGCACGAACGAGGCCGAGACCTCGAGCAAGACGGAGACGGCCCGGGCGACCCGGGCCTTCGTCGCGGGCAGCCGACTGCTGAAGACCGACAAGGCCGTGCCCGGCCGCTACATCGTCGTCCTCGAAGAGAAGACCGGGGTCCAGGCCCAGGTGGTGGGGCAGGTGGCCACCCAGCTGTCCGCGCTCCACGGGGCTTCCGTCCAGCACGTGTACTCCCGGGCCCTCCAGGGCTTCGCCGTGACCATGACGGAGTCCGCCGCCCTGAAGCTGAGCAACGACCCTCGCGTGCGCTACGTGGAGGAGGACTCCAGAGTCACCCCCATGGGGACGCAGTCCAATGCTCCCTGGGGACTCGACCGTATCGATCAGAGGGAACGGCCCCTGGACGGGACGTACCAGTACGACGAGACCGGCAGCGGGGTGCATGTCTACGTCCTCGACTCGGGCATACGCTTCTCCCACTCCGAATTCGGTGGGCGTGCGGTCCCTGGCTTCACCGCCTTCAATGACGGCAACGGCTCCAACGATTGCCACGGCCACGGCACGCACGTGGCGGGCATCATCGGCGGTGCGACGTATGGCGTGGCCAAGGGGGTGACCCTGCACTCCGTACGGGTGATGGACTGCGAGAACGCGGGCTATGTGTCCGATCTGATCGCCGGCATCGACTGGGTCACCGCGAACCATGTGAAGCCGGCGGTGGCCAACATCAGCCTGGCCACCTCCACGACGACGTCGCTGGACGACGCGGTCATCCGCTCCATCAACGCCGGAGTCACCTATGCGGTCTCGGCTGGCAAGACGGGCTCGCTGAACTCGTGCCTCATGTCCCCTGGCCGGGTTCCCGCCGCGCTGGCGGTCGGGGCGAGCAACTCCAGCGACTCCGTGGCCTCCATCTCCAACAGTGGCGACTGCGTGGACCTCTACGCGCCCGGCACGGACATCCCCTCGGCCTGGATCACCAACGATACCAGCACGAACACGCTCGACGGCACGTCGATGGCGGCCGCGCATGTGGCGGGTGTGGCGGCGCTCTACCTGGAGGCCCACCCCCAGGCCACGCCCGCGGAAGTCTCCACCGAGCTCGCGACCCGCGCCATGCCTGATGTGATGTACCCGGGCTCCTCCAACTCCTCCTCGTACCGGCTCCTGTACGCCCGCGGCAACGGGCCGGATCAGACCGCGCCGCAAGTCCTCCTCACCGCGCCCGCTGCCGGTGCGACGGTGAATGGCACGGTGGCCTTGTCCGCCACCGCCACGGATGAATCGGGCATCGCCAGGGTCGAGTTTTTTCTCGGCGACAAACGGATCGGCTCGGATGACACGGCGCCCTATGAGCTGGCGTGGAACAGCCTCACCACCCTCAATGGTCCGGTGGTGCTCTCCGCCCGGGCCCATGACATCCACTACAACCAGGGAGTGGGGGCCCCGGTCGAGGTGACGCTCGCCAACGCCGGGGAGGCGTTGTTCGAGCCCGCGACGGGAGCGCCTGTCTGTACGGCCGTGGGCAGCAGGTGCGACTCGGGACGGCTCCTGGAGGGACGGGGGAGCACCGGCCCCGAGCTCCACCATCCCAACACCCTGGGCGGCCTCTGCGCGGACGGGCAGGGCGGCACGTACCTCGAGAGCCCTTCATTGGAGCGGCTCCTCGTCTTCCCGAGTGATGGCACCACCTTCCAGCAAGGCAAGGAGGTGACGATCCAGGCCACGATCCATGTGAAGAAGAGTCCCTATTACGCGACCTACGAGCACCTGGAGCTCTTCGCCGCGGCCGACGCGAGCAATCCCGTCTGGACCCATGTCGCGACCCTGTGGCCGGGGAACGGTCGTCAAATCCTCTCGGCCAGGTACCTGCTTCCCCTGGGCGGGATGCAGGTCATCCGGGGCGTGCTCACCGAGGACATGAGCTCCTCCACCAAGCCCTGCGTCCGCAGCGGCTGGAGCACCGATCATGACGACCTCGTGTTCGCGGTGGGCCAGGAGCCGGACGCCGAGCCGCCCACCGTGGCCATCACCTCGCCGGTGGAGGGCTCCACGGTGAACGGCTCCGTCACCGTGCGGATGGAGGCGAGCGACGACTTCGCCGTGCAGCGCGTGGAGCTGTACGCGGGCTCGACCCTGCTCACGACGGACACCCAGGCCCCCTACGCGTGGACCTGGGCGACCCGGACGTCGTCCAACGGTCCCCATCCTCTCACCGCCAGGGCCTACGACGTGGCCGGCAATGTCTCGGTGAGCACCGTGAACGTGCTCGTGGACAATGACTTCACTCCACCGTCCACGCCCGTCATCACCGCGCCCGCCGCCGGGTCCACCGTGAGCGGCATCGTTCCCATCGAGGTGGCCGCCAGCGACGACCGGCAGGTGACGCGGGTGGAGTTCTTCGTGGACGGTGCGCTCGTGGGGACGGATACGACGGCTCCGTTCGCCCTGGCCTGGGACTCGGTGAGCGTGTCCAACAGCGGCCACACGCTGAGCGTCAGGTCGTATGACGGGGCGGGCCAGTCGGCGGTGGGCGCGCCCATCACGATCGAGGCGAGCAACGCGGGCAACGCACGCTACGATCCCGTCTTGACGGCGCCCCTGTGTGACACCGTGATGCCGTTCTGCGACACCCGCGGCCTGATCAAGGGACGAGGGTATTACTACGGCCCCGAGCTCAATGCGCCCAACACCCTGGACGAGTGTATCGATGGTGCGCGCACCGAATCGCAAGCCGAGTCCGTCTCCCGGATCCGGGTGAGCCGGGAGGATGGGACGGCCCTGGCCGCTGGAAAGCGGGTCCGGATCGACGTCGATGTGGTGGTCGATAACTCCCTGTCCCTGGCCTATGACAGGTTGGATCTGTACGCCGCGACGGATGCGACCCACCCCTCGTGGACGTACATCACCACGCTCTGGCCCAGGGTGACGGGCCCGCAGACGCTGTCCACGGAGTACGTCCTGCCCGCGGGCAACCTGCAGGCGGTGCGCGCGGCCTTCAACCTGGTCAATGGCCCCGGAGCCTGTGCCGAGTCCCCGACGGAAGCCTCGTTCAACGATCGCGACGATCTGGCCTTCGTGGTCGCCCAGGAGACGGACCCGGTTCCCCCGGGGCAGGTCTCACTCACCGCGCCCTCCAATGGAGCGACGCTGACCGGCACCGTCACGTTGTCGGCCACGGCGAGCGACAACTTCGGCGTGGTGGCCGTGGACTTCCATGCCGGACAGACCCTGATCGGGACGGATGGCACGGAGCCGTATGGCGTGCAGTGGGACACCCGGAGTGTCGCCAACGGTGGCCACACGCTGACGGCCCGGGCACGAGACCTGGCTGGAAACGTGACGGCCTCGCAGCCGGTGACGGTGACGACGGACAACGACCTCACGGCACCCGTGGTCGCCATCAGCGAGCCCGCCCCTGGAATCAAGGTGACCGGGTCCGTGCGCGTCTCCGCGAACGCCACGGACAATCTGGGAGTGGCCCGGGTGGAGTTCTTCGTGGACGGCGCGCTCATCGGGAGCGACACGACGGCTCCCTTCGCCGTGTCCTGGAGCAGCGGCTCGATGGCGAGTGGGAACCACGTCCTGACCGCCAGGGCCTATGACGCGGCGGGAAACATGGGGACCTCGGCGCCGGTGCAGGTGACGTCCGTGCCCGAGCTCACGCCGCCCTCCGTTTCGATCACCGCGCCCACCAGTGGTGCGGTGATCGTCGGGCCGGTGACGATCTCGGCGAACGCCACCGATGCCTCCGGGGTGGCCCGGGTGGAGTTCTTCGTGGACGGGCTGTTGCTGGCGAGCGACACGACGGCTCCCTTCTCCGTGGACTGGGACACCAGCGCGTGGGCGAACGGGAGTCACACCCTGACCGCCAGGGCTCATGACCGTCTGGACAACCTGGCGACGAGCGCCGGGGTGACGGTGACCACGAACCAGTCCGGCGCGGCCGTGTACGATCCCGTGCTCCGCGTGCCGAAGTGCGCCACGCCGAACAACGTCTGCGACACCACGACCCTCGTGAGTGGCCGGTCCTCCCTGGAGTCCAACGGGCCCAACACGATCAACGGGACCTGTGCCGACGGTGCGGGAAACAGCGGCACCGGACATCAGATCCAGCGGATCAAGGTGACCGTCGTCGATGGAGCGCTCTTCGCCCGGGGCCGGCGCGTCCGGATCGAGGTCCAGGCCGGCATCCTCGACACATCCAGGGATGCGCTCGATTTGTACTCCGCGAGCGATGCCAACAATCCCTCGTGGACCTACCTGACCACGTTGCGGCCGGGCACGACGGGGACCCAGGTGCTCTCGACGGAATACGTCCTGCCCGCGGGCTTCCTGCAGGCGGTGCGCGCCCAGTTGCGTTCGGGTGGCTCCAGCAATTCGGCGTGCAGCTTCGATCCCCTGGACGACCATGACGACGTGGCCTTCGCGGTGGACGTGAACCCAGAGGTGATGCTCACCGCTCCCGCCAACAATGCGCGGGTGAGGGGAATGGTCTCTCTGGCCACGACGGTCACCAGCGACCAGGCGGTGGAGCGGGTCGAGCTCTACGACAATGGGACGCTGATCGGCACGGACACCAGCGCGCCCTACGACATGAGCTGGGACAGCACCACCGTGGCGGATGGGGCCCACACGCTCACCGCGAAGGCCTACGACATCGGTGGCCACGCCGGGACCTCTCCCGCGGTCGTGGTGAACGTCGACAACACCCCGCCGGACGTGGCGCTCACTTCCCCCACGCAGGGGATGTTCCTCCCGATGTACGCCGTGCTCGAGGCGTCCGCCAGTGACAACCAGGCGGTCTCCAGGGTCGAGTTCTACGTGGATGGGAAGCTGATCCGGTCCGACTCCAGCGCGCCCTACTCGGTGGAGTGGTTCACCATGGTCGAGGGAGAGGGGCCCCATACGGTCTCGGTGAAGGCCTATGACATCGCCGGCAACGTCCGCACTTCCGCTGGGGTAGGGGTGATCGTCGATTACGCCGGGCCGGGGCCGTACATCTCCTCACCGATGCAGAACGCCCTGGTCGGTGGGGCCGCCGTGCGGATCAGCGCCACCGCCAGCGACAGCATCTCGGGGGTGGACAGGGTCGAGTTCTACGCGGACGGGACGTTGATCGGCACGGACACCAGCGCGCCCTATGAGGTGAGCTGGAACAGCACCGCCGTGGCGGACGGGGCCCACACGCTCACCGCGAAGGGCTACGACCGCGCGGGCAACGTCGGCACCTCCAATACGGTCGCGGTGACCACCGACAACGTCCTGCCGGATGCGGCGCTCACCTCACCCACCCAGGGGATGTTCCTCCGAGGCTCTGTCGTGCTCACGGCCACCGCCAGCGACAACCATGCGGTCTCCAAGGTCGAGTTCTACCGGGGCACGACGCTGATCAACTCCGACACCACCTCGCCTTATTCGGTGGGTTGGAACAGCACCACCGTGGCGGATGGGGCCCAGACGCTCACGGTGAAGGCCTATGACAAAGCCGGCAACATCCGCACCTCGGCCGGGGTGGGGGTGACCATCGACAACACCGCGCCGGCGACGGCCCTCGGCGCTCCGGCGCAGAACGCCTCCGTCCGGGGAACCGTCCCGGTCAGCGCCACCGCCAGTGACAACCTGGGGGTGGAGCGAGTCGAGTTCTACGCGGGCTCGACGCTGCTCGGCACGGCCACCACGGCGCCGTACGCGGTGAGCTGGGACACGACGGCCGTGGCCAATGGCGGTGTCGTCACCCTCACCACGAGGGCCTACGACGCGGCGGGCAACGTCACCGTGTCCGCAGGCCGCACCGTCACGGTGGACAACGCCGCGCCCACCGTGGCCATCACTTCTCCGGCCAATGGGGCCACGATCTCCTCGCTGTCACTGAGCACCACCCTCCAGGCCAGTGCCAGTGACAACGTGGGCGTTACCCAGGTGGTGTTCTACGACGGTGGCACCGTCATCGGCACGGACACCACGGCGCCCTACAGCGTGAGCTGGAACGTCCTGCTGGCGTCCAAGGGGACGCACACCCTGACGGCCAGGGCCCATGACGCGGCCGGCAACGTCACCACCTCGGCGCCCATCTCCGTCAAGGTGAACTGA
- a CDS encoding MSCRAMM family protein — protein MRGWVLGVVAVAGFLFVVGLVFHQGPRSEPSRAVSPSGPSSPGVRPGRLGTAPVLPSSGALRIRGVVLDDRGPVSGVRVSASRPEAGRTLSELTCLPHEDLDPGAAGVSRIIACMPRSNPRILELVDMYEGEAPVHAEAVTAGDGTFVLEGLSPGAFALWVLTEHGAVVRTGVPAGVDGVELRLEEGVTFEGTVVGEQAPLADARVLVIHAGHTRYFETRTGADGQFRIGPLPASSYLLAISAEGWMPRLADSGMLYGPESRLELLRPRRLTGRVLSGGAPVPGVEVRLESRFPIQGGAGSVRTDGQGRFLFEPLPPTGEYRLTAEQGERFALVQLVLEEDSPWPGEVVLHLGEAFFLEGTIRGEAGLPVPGARVSVIHEDTLGWEQTTRTGPDGRYRAGPLAPGLHELRIEAERYRRLYDLENHDLKPGMGPLDFTLERATSLSGTVVDTGGQPLPHIALSLRHPGRRNPRHGDMAAHATSGADGRFVIDSAAPGAYLLTTSDESVLDEELLVQVPAEGIRWVVRRGGSVSGTFTDPQGIPLARGSVTLWDLEGENGAVGRVAVNEEGRFLFQAVQPGRYMLEATLRVAGVECSAARPIEVKEGGKVEVSLQLETGRTLSGVVVDGAGQPIAGAVIHALASSQPPWRQDDGYIEISTDAPADVRSGPDGRFTLRHLVADAYDVSARKEGHRPRDEATRVSAGTQEVRLVLERLGHIRGRLVGPTGAPITRFQVNREFRTDPGGVFAVPFSASGVETLLLTAPDMAQVRRPVPVREGIDVDLGEIRMGPGRRVRGRVLDAETSEPVSASLRFTDAALESTKPTPSVWEAVEVKEDGTFELPSVEARPLILLVEDEGHWPRRLTLDARTEEVTVRLEAGARIEVRVLDTRGRPVGADLDFEGDEGEGRGIYAPEGTDVLTGLKPGNYTVRLRPLKEGDSLFFRPRRVQVPASGRMSLTFEGEQGGGTVRLTVKHKDIRSVWIRPGGAPPITKDFDLERALSGSMTARREGESDEWWVLHHVPPGRATLFILADAEGPPFHMEELEISSQGTLTREVRPVWRKIEAEEE, from the coding sequence ATGCGCGGATGGGTACTGGGGGTCGTGGCGGTCGCGGGGTTCCTGTTCGTGGTGGGACTCGTCTTTCACCAGGGCCCTCGTTCCGAGCCCTCGCGTGCGGTGTCTCCGTCAGGCCCCAGCTCGCCCGGTGTGCGGCCGGGACGCCTCGGCACCGCCCCCGTGCTCCCTTCGAGCGGTGCTCTGCGCATCCGTGGCGTGGTGCTCGATGACCGGGGCCCGGTCTCTGGCGTGCGTGTCTCCGCGTCGCGGCCCGAGGCGGGACGGACCCTCTCGGAGCTGACGTGCCTGCCGCACGAGGACCTCGACCCGGGAGCAGCCGGAGTCAGTCGGATCATCGCGTGCATGCCTCGATCCAATCCGCGGATCCTGGAGCTCGTGGACATGTACGAGGGCGAGGCGCCCGTTCACGCGGAGGCCGTCACGGCGGGGGACGGCACCTTCGTCCTCGAAGGGCTGTCGCCGGGTGCTTTCGCGCTCTGGGTCCTGACGGAGCACGGCGCGGTCGTGCGCACCGGCGTGCCCGCGGGGGTGGACGGCGTGGAGCTGCGGCTCGAGGAGGGCGTCACGTTCGAGGGCACCGTCGTCGGCGAGCAGGCCCCCCTGGCCGATGCGCGGGTGCTCGTGATCCACGCGGGACACACCCGGTACTTCGAAACGCGCACCGGTGCCGACGGCCAGTTCCGCATCGGCCCGCTCCCGGCGTCCAGCTATCTGCTCGCCATCAGCGCGGAGGGCTGGATGCCCCGGCTCGCCGATTCGGGAATGCTGTACGGGCCGGAGTCACGGCTGGAGCTCCTCCGCCCGCGCCGCCTCACGGGCCGCGTGCTGTCCGGTGGAGCCCCCGTGCCGGGCGTCGAGGTGCGTCTGGAATCCCGGTTCCCGATCCAGGGCGGCGCCGGGAGCGTGCGGACGGACGGGCAGGGCCGTTTCCTCTTCGAGCCCCTGCCCCCCACCGGCGAGTACAGGCTCACCGCGGAGCAGGGGGAGCGCTTCGCCCTCGTGCAGCTCGTGTTGGAGGAGGACTCCCCCTGGCCCGGCGAGGTCGTGCTCCACCTGGGCGAGGCGTTCTTCCTGGAGGGCACAATCCGCGGGGAAGCGGGGCTCCCGGTGCCCGGCGCTCGCGTGAGCGTGATCCATGAGGACACGCTCGGCTGGGAACAGACGACACGGACGGGCCCGGATGGGCGCTACCGGGCCGGCCCCCTGGCACCCGGCCTCCACGAGCTCCGCATCGAAGCGGAGCGGTACCGGCGGCTGTACGACCTGGAGAATCACGATTTGAAGCCGGGCATGGGGCCGTTGGACTTCACGCTCGAGCGGGCCACCTCCTTGTCGGGGACGGTGGTCGATACCGGTGGGCAGCCCCTTCCGCACATCGCGCTCTCCCTCCGGCACCCCGGGCGCCGGAACCCGAGGCACGGCGACATGGCGGCTCATGCCACGTCCGGCGCGGACGGCCGCTTCGTGATCGACTCCGCCGCTCCGGGCGCCTACCTGCTCACGACCAGCGACGAGTCCGTACTGGACGAGGAGCTCCTCGTCCAGGTGCCCGCCGAGGGCATCCGGTGGGTCGTGCGCCGGGGCGGCTCGGTGTCGGGAACCTTCACGGATCCCCAAGGCATCCCGCTCGCCCGGGGCTCGGTGACGCTGTGGGACCTGGAAGGGGAGAACGGTGCCGTGGGGAGGGTGGCGGTGAACGAGGAGGGGCGCTTCCTGTTCCAGGCGGTCCAGCCGGGCCGCTACATGCTGGAGGCGACGCTCCGAGTGGCTGGCGTCGAGTGCTCGGCGGCGCGTCCCATCGAGGTGAAGGAGGGGGGGAAGGTGGAGGTCTCCCTTCAGCTCGAGACGGGGCGGACCTTGTCCGGAGTGGTCGTGGATGGCGCGGGCCAACCCATCGCCGGAGCCGTCATCCATGCGCTCGCGTCCTCACAGCCCCCCTGGCGCCAGGATGATGGGTACATCGAGATCTCGACCGATGCGCCAGCGGACGTGCGCTCGGGCCCCGATGGACGCTTCACGCTTCGCCACCTGGTGGCCGATGCGTACGACGTGTCCGCCAGAAAGGAGGGCCATCGGCCGCGGGATGAAGCCACCCGCGTGAGCGCGGGCACTCAGGAGGTCCGCCTCGTCCTGGAGCGCCTGGGGCACATCCGCGGAAGGCTCGTCGGCCCGACGGGCGCCCCCATCACCCGGTTCCAGGTGAACCGCGAGTTCCGGACGGACCCGGGCGGAGTCTTCGCCGTGCCCTTCTCCGCATCCGGTGTCGAGACGCTCCTCCTCACCGCGCCGGACATGGCGCAGGTGCGGCGCCCGGTGCCGGTGCGCGAGGGCATCGACGTGGACCTGGGCGAGATCCGGATGGGCCCGGGCCGGAGGGTGAGGGGCCGTGTCCTGGACGCCGAGACGTCCGAACCCGTGAGTGCGAGCCTCCGGTTCACCGACGCGGCCCTGGAGTCCACGAAGCCCACCCCGAGCGTCTGGGAGGCCGTCGAGGTGAAGGAGGATGGCACCTTCGAGCTGCCCTCCGTGGAGGCCCGGCCCCTCATCCTCCTGGTGGAGGATGAAGGGCACTGGCCGCGGCGCCTGACCCTGGATGCCCGGACGGAGGAGGTGACCGTGCGGCTGGAAGCGGGGGCTCGGATCGAGGTGCGCGTGCTCGACACCCGAGGCCGTCCCGTGGGAGCCGATCTCGACTTCGAAGGGGACGAGGGCGAAGGCAGGGGCATCTACGCCCCCGAAGGCACCGACGTCCTGACGGGCCTGAAGCCGGGCAACTACACGGTGAGGCTGCGCCCCCTCAAGGAAGGCGACTCCCTCTTCTTCCGCCCGCGGCGTGTGCAGGTGCCGGCCAGCGGCCGGATGTCCCTCACCTTCGAGGGAGAGCAGGGCGGAGGCACCGTGAGGCTGACGGTGAAGCACAAGGACATCCGCAGTGTGTGGATCCGGCCCGGCGGCGCTCCGCCCATCACGAAAGACTTCGACCTGGAGCGGGCGCTCAGTGGAAGCATGACCGCCCGTAGAGAAGGGGAGTCGGACGAGTGGTGGGTGCTCCACCATGTCCCGCCAGGCCGTGCCACGCTCTTCATCCTGGCGGATGCGGAGGGGCCACCGTTCCACATGGAGGAGCTGGAGATTTCCTCCCAGGGCACGCTGACCCGCGAGGTGCGCCCCGTGTGGCGGAAGATCGAAGCCGAAGAAGAGTGA